One part of the Nymphalis io chromosome 22, ilAglIoxx1.1, whole genome shotgun sequence genome encodes these proteins:
- the LOC126777383 gene encoding thyroid transcription factor 1-associated protein 26: MENKRDSFFLKNKKQKPNKGQEKKEFKSKNERQKNFDDNRHGLDETEKETGKKPFDKKTYRLKKYSKKYKLEKWEEQRKMKMLHEYQKSIKDDPMVGSYKTKPFDEDTTDANPTVGRFVKHPDLLEKGSSVTRNKDPYTKAKERFNKIKQEKIEKQQAVQKANQERFQKLQEYKKKKNERFKKLSKKTKKGQPVMTGRLELLLEKIQSSK, encoded by the coding sequence ATGGAAAATAAAAGGGACAgcttttttcttaaaaacaagAAACAAAAACCTAACAAGGGCCAGGagaaaaaagaatttaaaagtaaaaatgagCGACAGAAAAACTTTGATGACAACCGTCATGGCCTTGATGAAACCGAAAAGGAAACTGGGAAAAAAccatttgataaaaaaacatataggcTCAAGaaatacagtaaaaaatataaattagaaaaatggGAAGAACAACGCAAGATGAAAATGCTTCATGAATATCAGAAAAGCATCAAAGATGACCCAATGGTTGgatcatataaaacaaaaccttTTGATGAAGATACAACTGACGCCAATCCTACTGTGGGTAGATTTGTCAAACATCCAGATCTACTAGAGAAAGGGTCATCGGTCACTAGAAATAAAGATCCATATACAAAAGCCAAGGAgcgctttaataaaataaaacaagaaaaaattgAAAAGCAACAAGCTGTGCAAAAGGCTAATCAAGAAAGATTCCAGAAGTTGCAagagtataaaaaaaagaagaatgaAAGATTCAAGAAATTGAGTAAGAAAACAAAGAAAGGGCAGCCCGTTATGACTGGGAGACTGGAATTGTTGTTGGAAAAGATACAAAGTTCTAAGTAA